A portion of the Bulleidia sp. zg-1006 genome contains these proteins:
- a CDS encoding LacI family DNA-binding transcriptional regulator, which translates to MTTIRAIAKKLNLSPATVSRVLKEDPAFKISNETKEKILQTVQELGYKPRKYNNKQSIHIGILMSLTYTYGDSFFYDILAGIQEYCSKHDVVISLIANYEQFHDNYSHIENQLKQLDGLIVTDLPNQREEFLSSLHCKFVFIDHFVPGYANIGYDKVHANQLIMNHLFQSHYQKIAYIGGTSDDNYYHPIRLMVYKNALDVHGINFDSSYLFDCQWNAEICAEKVDELLERHPDVEAIFAGSDALATTVISRLKELGKNCPDDIAVVGFNNNPLSANFDPPITTVDLPSKQMGYEGAKLLSKQIKTNTQYNYQLLLPVELIVRQSTKKE; encoded by the coding sequence ATGACCACTATTAGAGCTATAGCAAAAAAATTAAATCTATCCCCCGCTACTGTTTCTAGGGTTTTAAAAGAAGACCCTGCTTTTAAGATTTCCAACGAAACCAAAGAAAAAATTTTGCAAACCGTGCAGGAATTAGGCTATAAACCAAGAAAATACAACAACAAACAATCAATTCATATTGGAATACTCATGTCTCTTACTTATACCTATGGAGATTCTTTCTTTTATGATATTTTGGCAGGTATACAAGAATACTGTTCCAAGCATGATGTCGTCATTTCTCTGATTGCCAATTACGAGCAATTTCATGACAATTATTCTCATATTGAAAATCAGTTAAAACAACTCGATGGACTCATTGTTACAGATTTGCCCAATCAAAGAGAAGAATTTCTATCTAGTCTACACTGTAAGTTTGTTTTCATTGATCATTTTGTACCTGGTTACGCAAACATTGGTTACGATAAAGTTCATGCTAATCAACTCATTATGAATCATTTATTTCAAAGTCATTATCAAAAAATTGCCTATATCGGGGGCACAAGCGATGATAATTATTATCATCCTATTCGCTTAATGGTCTATAAAAACGCCTTAGATGTTCATGGAATCAATTTTGATTCAAGTTATCTATTTGATTGCCAATGGAATGCAGAAATATGTGCTGAAAAGGTTGATGAATTGCTGGAACGACATCCGGATGTTGAAGCTATCTTTGCCGGATCAGACGCCCTAGCAACCACCGTTATTTCAAGATTAAAAGAACTTGGAAAAAATTGTCCTGATGATATTGCTGTCGTTGGTTTCAACAACAATCCCCTTTCCGCCAATTTTGACCCACCTATAACAACCGTTGACTTACCATCCAAACAAATGGGATATGAAGGAGCTAAGTTATTATCCAAACAAATCAAAACCAATACGCAATATAACTATCAACTTCTTCTCCCTGTTGAATTGATCGTTCGACAATCCACAAAAAAAGAATAA
- a CDS encoding SLC13 family permease, giving the protein MALALGIFIVMYGLLLFLPNYRPYIALGAAVLFVLVGILPISHVLGAINRNVILMLAGTMMVVELFIQSQMPMLMAEKLLQMTPNVKWAVIVLSLFAGIVSAFVDNVATLLMLAPIGLSVSKKLNINPIPIIISISVSSNLQGAATLVGDTTSILLGAYAHMSFNDFFFYQGRLSIAFSTEIGALLTIPVLLFLFRKENEKVSVQVETKVMNLVPSGLLMGMVASLIFASQFENKPELTNGMICVGFALFGLLYEVLIRKKKENALLVMKAIDVKTLLLLTGLFIVIQGITDAGVITEIAKLFVKIGGHSVLLMYVLILVVSVVLSAFVDNIPYVATMLPVVQGIAMNMGIQPTLLYFGLLIGSTLGGNLTPIGATANITGIGILNRAGYEVSTKDFMKIGIPFTLVAVIGGGLFTWFIWGI; this is encoded by the coding sequence ATGGCACTGGCTCTTGGAATTTTTATTGTCATGTATGGCTTACTTTTATTTTTGCCGAACTATCGCCCTTATATTGCCTTAGGGGCGGCTGTTCTTTTTGTGTTAGTGGGAATCTTACCAATTTCTCATGTTCTCGGGGCAATCAACCGGAATGTGATTTTGATGCTAGCGGGAACGATGATGGTTGTTGAATTATTTATTCAGTCGCAAATGCCAATGTTGATGGCAGAAAAGTTACTTCAGATGACACCAAATGTGAAATGGGCAGTGATTGTATTAAGTTTATTTGCGGGAATCGTGAGTGCCTTTGTCGATAATGTAGCGACTTTATTGATGTTAGCACCAATTGGTTTATCGGTTTCTAAGAAGCTAAATATCAATCCAATCCCAATTATTATTTCCATTTCAGTCTCTTCTAATTTACAAGGAGCGGCGACTTTGGTGGGGGACACAACTTCTATTTTATTAGGTGCTTATGCCCATATGAGTTTTAATGATTTTTTCTTTTATCAAGGTCGACTATCGATTGCTTTTTCAACAGAGATAGGGGCTTTACTAACAATACCTGTTTTATTGTTCTTGTTTCGGAAAGAAAATGAAAAAGTATCGGTTCAAGTGGAAACGAAGGTAATGAATTTGGTGCCTAGTGGTTTGTTAATGGGGATGGTTGCTTCTTTGATTTTCGCTTCTCAATTTGAAAATAAACCAGAATTAACCAATGGTATGATTTGCGTAGGATTTGCATTATTTGGATTGTTATATGAAGTGCTTATTCGTAAAAAGAAAGAAAATGCTTTATTGGTGATGAAAGCGATTGATGTTAAGACTTTATTACTATTGACCGGCTTGTTTATTGTCATTCAAGGTATTACTGATGCTGGTGTGATTACGGAGATTGCGAAGCTTTTTGTGAAGATTGGCGGTCATTCTGTTCTATTGATGTATGTTTTGATATTGGTAGTATCGGTTGTGCTTTCAGCTTTTGTGGATAATATTCCTTATGTAGCGACAATGTTACCGGTGGTGCAAGGTATTGCCATGAATATGGGTATTCAACCAACGCTTCTTTATTTTGGCTTATTGATCGGATCTACTTTAGGTGGTAATTTAACACCGATTGGAGCTACCGCAAATATCACCGGTATTGGTATCTTAAATCGTGCCGGTTATGAGGTTAGCACGAAAGATTTTATGAAGATTGGTATCCCGTTTACCTTAGTAGCTGTCATTGGTGGCGGTCTATTCACTTGGTTTATTTGGGGAATTTAG